The following proteins are encoded in a genomic region of Montipora foliosa isolate CH-2021 chromosome 8, ASM3666993v2, whole genome shotgun sequence:
- the LOC138013338 gene encoding uncharacterized protein, with protein MVNFCAIFGCSNRSNRERDKGYFCIPAIVTRSNAEKQALSIERQAMWLSRIRREDLGEDPSKFHRVCGDHFISEKPSAIYDKNPDWARNQNLSYDFRGVSVTSHERYERTQGRSEKRRRSGCASALLDLSCHQPSDEIEDVDEDASLIEDSTVKDCQTDITGDYITGLEEENTLLKEKLKMSSLNEDSFKGDKEAVLFYTGLPKWSLLLCLFDFLKNSGPELKSSRGILSPFKKVLLGLIHMRLSLSGRDLGYRFGGISEATVSRTFLHVVDALYHRLKPLIIWPDRDVLRKTLPMDFRKHCPNSVVIIDCFEIFLDRPLNPLARAQAFSSYKHHNTVKYLIGITPQGTVSFLSEGWGERVSDKHLAENSGLLDHLTPGDVILTDRGFDIQESVGLFCSTIKIPAFTKGKKQLSGIEVEQTCRIANVRIHVERVIGNIRKKYSILSATQPIDFVTVRNGDATTLDKIVTSCCALVNMCDSVVPFD; from the exons ATGGTGAACTTTTGTGCCATATTTGGTTGTTCAAACCGTTCTAACAGAGAAAGGGACAAAGGCTATTTTTGCATACCTGCAATTGTCACTAGATCGAACGCTGAGAAGCAAGCTTTAAGCATTGAACGTCAAGCAATGTGGCTCTCCAGGATCCGAAGGGAAGATCTTGGGGAAGACCCTAGCAAATTTCACAGAGTTTGCGGAGACCACTTTATATCAG aaaaACCATCGGCGATTTATGATAAGAACCCGGATTGGGCACGGAATCAGAATCTTAGTTATGATTTCCGTGGCGTCTCAGTAACGAGCCATGAACGATATGAAAGAACACAGGGAAGGAGTGAAAAGCGAAGGAGGAGTGGGTGTGCCAGTGCTCTGCTAGACCTGTCATGTCACCAACCATCAGATGAGATTGAAGATGTAGATGAAGATGCGTCCCTTATTGAAGACTCCACAGTGAAAGACTGTCAGACGGATATTACTGGCGATTATATAACAGGCTTAGAGGAGGAAAATACTTTactcaaagaaaaattgaaaatgagcTCCCTCAATGAAGACTCATTCAAAGGAGACAAAGAGGCGGTTCTTTTTTATACTGGGCTACCAAAATGGTCACTTTTGTTatgtttgtttgattttctAAAGAATTCTGGTCCAGAACTTAAATCATCAAGAGGCATTTTAAGTCCCTTCAAAAAAGTTTTGCTTGGGTTAATTCACATGAGATTAAGTTTGTCAGGCAGGGACTTGGGGTACAGGTTTGGGGGGATTAGTGAGGCCACTGTCTCTCGCACATTTCTACATGTTGTGGATGCACTTTACCATAGGCTAAAGCCTTTAATCATCTGGCCTGACAGGGATGTCCTTCGTAAAACCCTTCCAATGGACTTCCGTAAGCACTGTCCAAACAGTGTTGTTATAATTGACTGCTTTGAAATTTTCCTGGACCGCCCTCTTAATCCTCTGGCAAGGGCCCAAGCATTTTCATCGTATAAACACCATAATACTGTGAAGTATCTTATAGGTATTACTCCCCAGGGTACTGTCAGTTTCCTTTCAGAAGGATGGGGTGAGAGGGTTAGTGACAAGCACCTTGCAGAGAACAGTGGGCTTCTAGATCACCTTACCCCAGGGGATGTCATTCTTACTGACAGGGGGTTTGATATCCAAGAATCAGTGGGATTATTTTGTTCAACAATAAAGATCCCTGCATTCACAAAAGGGAAAAAGCAACTTAGTGGTATTGAGGTGGAGCAAACCTGTAGGATAGCAAATGTTCGCATCCATGTAGAGAGGGTTATTGGAAATATTCGTAAGAAATATAGTATTCTGAGTGCTACTCAGCCAATTGATTTTGTCACTGTACGAAATGGGGATGCAACCACGCTAGATAAGATTGTAACAAGCTGCTGTGCCCTAGTTAATATGTGTGACTCAGTAGTTCCATTTGATTAA